A genomic region of Eucalyptus grandis isolate ANBG69807.140 chromosome 5, ASM1654582v1, whole genome shotgun sequence contains the following coding sequences:
- the LOC104443793 gene encoding RNA-binding protein NOB1 has translation MEDAVPPPSPPPAAPPPAAAPLPCWSNVVKAQPQPPPKAEPQDGAAATQRIFVGSCDSSKGVSVAVVDANAIIEGGERLRGLADRFVSVPEVMSEVRDPVSRRRLELVPFAVETMEPSPEALNKVIKFARATGDLQTLSDVDLKLIALTYMLEAQIHGTNHLRDFPPPVHTVNIKRLPENDMPGWGKNVPNLEEWEALEHEAEEKTNTSSRILPLKDLNLNIIPEDNLSKDDSAGDNHSVDHENVEGSSTKHRRFPPKKKEIAIEGKKMVADGVDASQGQVDDNAGDWLPAVSRSTHRRFLRRKARREHFETLSEKESQEDAKKDIDDHSMDDIKGSGEQLHQCPEEVLPANGTSEESKIVRGVEGSEDLSSILKQMRLEEDSASALREGIEHDLSSVVMESVDASEAEAVDRDDVDNASEETDQLEISSQANESNDASYLDDESSEQSWVLRSLSESSVACVTGDFAMQNVILQMGLRLLAPGGMQIRQLHRWILKCHACYTVTAEIGRVFCPKCGNGGTLRKVAVTVNENGVVLAARRPRITLRGTRFSLPLPQGGRDAISKNLILREDQLPQKYLYPKTKKKANKQGDDLFSSDDVFSHHSDKTSSFQPPVRKALAVFSGKRNPNDNHYSRSRRR, from the exons ATGGAAGACGCCGtaccgccgccgtcgccgccgccggcagCCCCGCCCCCGGCGGCCGCGCCGCTCCCCTGCTGGAGCAACGTAGTGAAGGCCCAGCCCCAGCCTCCGCCGAAGGCCGAGCCGCAGGACGGCGCGGCCGCGACGCAGAGGATCTTCGTGGGCAGCTGCGACTCCTCGAAGGGCGTGTCGGTGGCGGTCGTGGACGCCAACGCCATCATCGAGGGCGGCGAGAGGCTTCGGGGCCTCGCCGACAGGTTCGTCTCCGTGCCGGAGGTCATGAGCGAGGTCCGCGACCCCGTCTCGCGCCGCCGCCTCGAGCTCGTGCCGTTCGCCGTCGAGACCATGGAGCCAAGCCCCGAAGCACTCAATAAAG TTATCAAATTTGCCCGAGCAACTGGTGACCTGCAAACTCTTTCCGATGTTGATCTGAAACTCATTGCCCTGACATACATGCTTGAGGCTCAAATTCATGGCACTAACCATCTGAGAGATTTTCCACCACCTGTACATACAGTTAATATTAAGAGGCTTCCTGAGAATGACATGCCTGGATGGGGAAAAAATGTTCCTAATCTGGAAGAGTGGGAAGCATTAGAACATGAAGCTGAGGAGAAAACAAATACATCATCGAGAATTTTACCACTGAAGGACTTAAACCTAAACATTATTCCAGAAGACAACCTTTCTAAAGATGATTCTGCTGGTGATAATCACTCTGTGGATCATGAGAATGTGGAAGGAAGTTCAACAAAACATAGAAGATTTCCCcccaagaaaaaagagattGCAATTGAAGGCAAGAAAATGGTAGCGGATGGAGTTGACGCTTCTCAGGGACAAGTTGACGATAATGCTGGTGATTGGCTGCCTGCTGTCAGTAGAAGTACTCATAGAAGATTTCTTAGACGCAAAGCTAGACGTGAACATTTTGAGACGCTATCTGAGAAAGAGAGTCAAGAAGATGCCAAGAAGGATATTGATGACCACTCTATGGATGATATCAAAGGCTCGGGAGAGCAATTACATCAATGTCCTGAAGAAGTGCTACCTGCCAACGGAACTTCTGAGGAGAGTAAGATTGTCAGAGGGGTGGAGGGCAGTGAGGACCTTTCTTCTATCTTGAAACAAATGAGATTGGAGGAAGATTCAGCATCAGCTCTTCGAGAAGGGATAGAGCATGACCTTTCTTCTGTAGTAATGGAATCTGTTGATGCATCTGAAGCTGAAGCTGTTGACCGAGATGATGTTGATAATGCCAGTGAAGAAACAGATCAATTGGAGATCTCAAGCCAGGCTAATGAAAGCAATGATGCATCTTATTTAGATGATGAGAGTAGTGAACAGAGTTGGGTGCTGAGATCGTTATCGGAATCCAGTGTAGCTTGCGTTACTGGTGATTTTGCAATGCAAAATGTTATCCTTCAGATGGGGCTACGCCTGCTTGCTCCTGGGGGAATGCAAATACGCCAACTGCACAG GTGGATACTGAAATGCCATGCTTGCTATACTGTGACTGCTGAAATTGGGAGAGTTTTCTGTCCAAAGTGTGGAAATGGTGGAACCTTGCGTAAAGTTGCTGTCACAGTCAATGAAAATGGAGTTGTGTTAGCAGCCCGTCGACCACGTATTACTTTACGTGGCACCAGA TTTTCACTGCCATTACCCCAAGGCGGAAGAGATGCCATTTCGAAGAACCTCATTCTACGTGAAGATCAGTTGCCACAGAAGTACCTCTATcctaaaacaaagaagaaggcaAATAAGCAG GGAGATGACTTGT